Proteins from a single region of Drosophila biarmipes strain raj3 chromosome 3R, RU_DBia_V1.1, whole genome shotgun sequence:
- the LOC108027048 gene encoding UDP-glycosyltransferase UGT5 encodes MILILKLLFLSLVGIGDGARILAPFFLPVKSHFMMTNAIIRELVKRGHEVTFITPLSLAKENLGPNYTEILLPHYDTWADISAMMKTTSALDLINMSTMTHMHLGQHIGIKSTDFALAQPEVQELIHAKDKIGKYDLLLVEQFYNEGALMLGHIYQIPVISIATFAYANYFSQIFGLINPLSYVPNVFLSCTDRMTLRERLENVVISAAEDVVREVSYYPAQDAIIRKYFGKLMPEVPTVKQLERNISLILLNSYMPLTSARPMAQNMISVGGLHIQPPKPLPESIKKFLDDAEFGAVYFSLGSQVRSADMPPEKIEMFLSVFASLKQRVLWKFEGDQLSNIPDNVRIEKWLPQSDILAHPKVKAFIAHGGLFGTQEAVYHAVPVLGMPFYFDQALNIKAGQAAGYAIGLDYRTISEDLLKSALTELLTNPMYKTNVDKASRIFRDRPLGAMDTAIYWINYVIEHRGAPHMVAAGVHLPWFQFYLLDVCLILLIVTLLPFWTLYAIYRKVKSLRRTESLDKKDN; translated from the exons ATG ATACTTATTTTGAAGTTGCTTTTCCTAAGCCTTGTGGGCATTGGAGATGGGGCCCGAATTCTGGCACCTTTTTTCCTGCCTGTAAAGAGCCACTTCATGATGACAAATGCTATTATAAGAGAACTGGTAAAACGTGGACACGAGGTCACATTCATAACCCCCTTATCGTTGGCCAAGGAAAACCTGGGCCCAAATTACACGGAAATTCTACTGCCCCATTATGACACATGGGCAGATA TATCTGCAATGATGAAGACCACTTCGGCGCTGGATTTGATCAACATGTCGACCATGACTCATATGCACCTGGGCCAACACATTGGTATCAAGTCAACGGATTTTGCACTGGCCCAACCTGAAGTTCAGGAGCTAATTCACGCCAAGGACAAGATCGGGAAATACGATCTTCTCCTGGTGGAACAGTTCTACAACGAAGGCGCTCTTATGCTCGGCCACATCTACCAAATACCCGTCATCAGCATAGCGACCTTTGCCTACGCCAACTACTTCAGCCAAATCTTTGGCCTTATAAACCCCTTATCTTATGTCCCGAATGTGTTTTTGTCCTGCACCGATAGAATGACTCTGCGGGAGCGATTGGAAAATGTCGTGATAAGCGCTGCTGAGGATGTGGTTCGGGAAGTGTCCTACTACCCGGCTCAGGACGCCATTATCCGGAAGTATTTTGGCAAGTTAATGCCGGAAGTGCCGACGGTTAAGCAACTGGAAAGGAACATCTCACTTATACTTCTGAACAGCTACATGCCGCTGACGTCTGCGAGACCAATGGCCCAGAACATGATTTCGGTGGGCGGCCTGCATATCCAGCCCCCCAAACCTCTGCCAGAGAGTATAAAAAAGTTCCTTGATGATGCAGAGTTCGGTGCTGTCTACTTTAGCTTGG GATCCCAAGTGCGCAGCGCTGACATGCCACCTGAGAAAATCGAGATGTTCCTTTCCGTCTTCGCCAGCCTAAAGCAACGTGTCCTTTGGAAATTCGAAGGCGACCAGTTGTCGAACATTCCCGACAATGTCCGGATTGAGAAGTGGTTGCCCCAGTCAGACATACTGGCCCACCCGAAGGTAAAGGCTTTCATTGCCCACGGCGGGCTCTTTGGGACGCAGGAGGCAGTCTATCACGCGGTTCCGGTGCTCGGAATGCCCTTCTACTTCGACCAGGCTCTGAACATAAAGGCGGGCCAAGCTGCTGGGTACGCCATTGGATTGGATTATCGCACTATTTCGGAGGATCTGCTCAAATCTGCGCTTACTGAACTTCTAACGAATCCCATGTACAAAACCAACGTGGATAAAGCATCTCGGATATTTCGCGACCGTCCCCTTGGGGCCATGGACACGGCTATCTACTGGATTAACTATGTAATTGAACACCGCGGAGCTCCGCATATGGTGGCAGCAGGAGTTCATCTCCCCTGGTTCCAGTTTTATCTGCTGGACGTCTGCTTAATTTTACTGATAGTTACTCTACTTCCATTTTGGACTTTGTACGCCATTTATCGAAAGGTGAAGTCCTTGCGAAGGACAGAATCCTTGGATAAAAAGGACAATTAG
- the LOC108027036 gene encoding homeobox protein bagpipe yields the protein MLNMESAGVSAAMAGLSKSLTTPFSINDILTRSSPETRRMSSVDSEPEAEKLKPTDRERSASKSPPLCCRDLSLYKLAQSKELQAANTRPTANYLQYYAAAMDNNNHHGHQTHQSHHHQATGTSNSSAADYMQRKLAYFGSTLAAPLDMRRCTSNDSDCDSPPPLSSSPSESPLSHDGSGLSRKKRSRAAFSHAQVFELERRFAQQRYLSGPERSEMAKSLRLTETQVKIWFQNRRYKTKRKQIQQHEAALLGASKRVPVQVLVREDGSTTYAHMAAPGAGHGLDPALINIYRHQLQLAYGGLPLPQMQMPFPYFYPQHKVPQPIPPPTQSSSFVTASSASSSPVPLPLPGAMRPQRTPCPSPSGQVMSVESGAESVHSAAEDGDENVEID from the exons atgCTGAATATGGAAAGTGCGGGTGTGAGTGCTGCGATGGCGGGTCTGAGCAAGTCCCTGACCACGCCCTTCTCCATCAACGACATCCTGACGCGCAGCAGTCCGGAAACGCGTCGCATGTCCAGCGTGGACTCCGAACCGGAAGCGGAAAAGCTGAAGCCCACCGATCGCGAGCGGTCCGCCTCCAAATCTCCACCACTCTGCTGCCGCGATCTCAGTCTGTACAAGCTGGCCCAATCCAAGGAGCTGCAAGCAGCCAACACCCGGCCCACGGCCAACTACCTGCAGTACTATGCGGCGGCAATGGACAACAATAACCACCATGGCCATCAGACCCATCAGAGCCACCATCACCAGGCAACGGGCACCTCGAACTCCAGCGCCGCGGACTACATGCAGCGCAAATTGGCCTACTTTGGATCCACCCTCGCCGCTCCCCTGGACATGAGGCGCTGCACCAGCAACGACTCCG ACTGTGACTCACCGCCTCCTTTGAGCAGCTCGCCCTCCGAATCGCCCCTTTCCCACGACGGCAGTGGCTTGAGCCGCAAGAAGCGGTCGCGTGCCGCTTTCAGCCATGCCCAGGTCTTCGAGCTGGAGCGCCGTTTTGCCCAACAGCGCTACCTATCTGGCCCGGAGCGCAGCGAGATGGCCAAGAGCCTTCGGCTGACGGAGACCCAGGTGAAGATCTGGTTCCAGAACCGACGCTACAAGACCAAGCGCAAGCAGATCCAGCAGCACGAGGCGGCTCTGCTGGGGGCCAGCAAGAGGGTGCCTGTCCAGGTGCTGGTGCGCGAGGACGGCAGCACCACCTACGCCCACATGGCCGCCCCGGGGGCGGGGCACGGCCTGGATCCCGCCCTGATCAACATTTACCGGCACCAGCTGCAGCTGGCCTACGGCGGTCTGCCGCTGCCCCAGATGCAGATGCCCTTCCCGTACTTCTACCCGCAGCACAAGGTGCCGCAGCCCATACCGCCGCCCACCCAGTCGTCCAGCTTCGTGACCGCCTCCTCGGCCTCCTCGTCGCCCGTTCCCCTGCCCCTGCCGGGCGCAATGCGTCCACAGCGCACCCCCTGTCCCAGTCCCAGCGGCCAGGTGATGAGCGTGGAGAGCGGCGCCGAGAGCGTTCACTCGGCGGCGGAGGATGGCGACGAGAACGTGGAGATCGACTAG
- the LOC108027060 gene encoding muscle-specific homeobox protein tinman — MLQHHQQQAQSGGYYDYNQSPSPGGLTNADALNTTPFSVKDILNMVNQTEAYEGAYGHLESATAASALYGANEYQPHLHQHPHQYQQHQQSEFSVPQQLHPQHLDDGTTTTSASLSPLLPPPPHQLYGGYQDYGMPAHMFQHHHGHPHQSFQPSASAYNMSASPFYAGSSATAYQSPATYNYNYAGTGTLSGEVYGGAPPSAVGIKNEYIPTPYVTPSPTLDLNSSAEVDSLQTPAQKLCGNPLTQRLMETASNSASLRSIHSGEEGVKRKDNSQVTSSRSELRKNSVSGTGTHGSNNGSSKPRMKRKPRVLFSQAQVLELECRFRLKKYLTGAEREIIAQKLNLSATQVKIWFQNRRYKSKRGDIDCEGIAKHLKLKSEPLHSPSSLPPPIPNHVMWPPTIQQSQQQQIPHMQ; from the exons ATGTTGCAGCACCATCAGCAGCAGGCTCAATCGGGTGGCTACTACGACTACAACCAGTCCCCCAGTCCGGGCGGTCTCACAAACGCGGATGCCCTGAACACCACTCCGTTTTCGGTCAAGGATATACTGAACATGGTCAACCAAACGGAGGCCTACGAAGGCGCCTACGGACACCTCGAGAG TGCCACCGCTGCATCGGCGCTCTATGGCGCCAACGAGTACCAGCCACATCTCCACCAGCACCCGCATCAGtaccagcagcaccagcaatcCGAGTTTTCGGTCCCGCAGCAACTGCATCCGCAGCACTTGGACGAtggcaccaccaccacatcGGCCTCCCTGTCGCCACTCCTGCCACCCCCGCCCCATCAGCTGTACGGCGGCTACCAGGACTACGGAATGCCCGCCCACATGTTCCAGCATCACCACGGACATCCCCACCAGAGTTTCCAGCCCTCGGCCTCGGCCTACAACATGTCCGCCTCGCCGTTTTACGCCGGATCCTCGGCGACGGCCTACCAAAGTCCCGCCACCTACAACTACAACTACGCCGGAACCGGAACCCTAAGCGGAGAGGTGTACGGCGGAGCCCCGCCCTCGGCGGTGGGCATTAAGAACGAGTACATCCCCACGCCCTATGTGACGCCCTCGCCCACCCTGGACCTCAACAGCTCCGCGGAGGTGGACAGCCTGCAAACGCCGGCGCAAAAGCTCTGCGGGAACCCCCTGACGCAGCGCCTCATGGAGACGGCCAGCAACTCGGCGTCGCTAAGGAGCATTCACAGTGGCGAGGAGGGTGTAAAGAGAA AGGACAACAGCCAGGTGACCTCCTCGCGGTCAGAGCTGCGTAAGAACAGCGTAAGCGGCACCGGTACCCATGGCAGCAACAATGGATCCTCCAAGCCAAGGATGAAGCGAAAGCCGCGCGTGCTTTTCTCGCAGGCCCAGGTCCTGGAGCTGGAATGTCGCTTTCGGCTGAAAAAGTATCTGACCGGAGCGGAGCGCGAGATAATCGCCCAGAAGCTGAATCTCTCGGCGACGCAGGTTAAGATCTGGTTCCAGAATCGGCGCTACAAGTCCAAGCGCGGTGACATCGACTGCGAGGGCATCGCCAAGCACCTGAAGCTGAAGTCCGAGCCCCTGCACTCGCCCAGCTCGCTGCCCCCGCCGATCCCCAACCACGTGATGTGGCCCCCGACCATCCAgcaatcccagcagcagcagatccCGCACATGCAGTAG